The proteins below come from a single Demetria terragena DSM 11295 genomic window:
- a CDS encoding ATP-binding cassette domain-containing protein produces the protein MTWNPPERGRTLLLGRNGAGKTTTLRTMSGSLRPRAGRILLNGKRAKPIDLRRTVALMPQGIVEVPGLTVVQQVAFAGWLAGRSAQGAQSAALKSLELTDLFHLRDRDPKKLSGGELRRLGLAEALARPAQMLLLDEPTAGLDPLQRAKFRETLMSINHPTVVSTHQLDDVYDVYDAVAVLDRCRIVFAGTMDEFLSNGHGTGVAQLAESAFGILTESAQ, from the coding sequence TTGACTTGGAACCCGCCCGAACGCGGTCGGACCTTACTTCTAGGACGCAATGGCGCGGGAAAAACGACAACCTTACGAACGATGTCGGGGAGTCTCCGCCCACGCGCCGGCAGGATTTTACTCAACGGCAAGAGGGCGAAGCCTATCGATCTCCGTCGCACGGTCGCGTTGATGCCTCAGGGAATTGTTGAAGTCCCCGGATTGACTGTCGTCCAACAGGTTGCGTTCGCGGGGTGGCTTGCAGGCCGTTCAGCCCAAGGAGCACAGTCCGCCGCGTTAAAATCCCTAGAATTGACGGATCTTTTCCACCTTAGAGATCGCGACCCAAAGAAATTATCAGGCGGGGAGCTACGAAGGCTCGGACTTGCCGAGGCTCTCGCCCGCCCCGCCCAGATGTTACTTCTCGACGAGCCGACCGCAGGACTTGATCCGCTACAACGTGCGAAGTTCCGTGAGACACTCATGTCAATCAACCACCCCACGGTTGTATCAACTCACCAACTTGATGACGTCTACGACGTCTACGACGCCGTAGCAGTACTCGACAGATGTCGCATCGTCTTTGCCGGCACGATGGACGAATTCCTTTCGAATGGCCACGGGACGGGTGTTGCTCAACTAGCGGAGAGCGCGTTTGGGATTCTTACGGAGTCTGCGCAGTGA
- the proC gene encoding pyrroline-5-carboxylate reductase — protein sequence MNQPADHTQISQDETVAFIGAGAMGEAILSGLLRSGYRSEQLIISDPSADRVTHLIEKFGVRGLATTEAVAAADTVVLAVKPKDMATVLAEIGGSLKADALVISIAAGLTTSSLEGGLPEGVAVVRVMPNTPSLVGEGMAALSGGTHCTPQQVEAAAELMRACGQAVVVPESSQNAVTAVSGSGPAYVFAVIESMIDGAVLLGLPRDIARELVVQTVFGAATLVKESGDSATVLRERVSSPGGTTVAALRELDERAVRAAFQAAMEAAALRSAELSGE from the coding sequence ATGAACCAACCGGCAGACCACACGCAGATTTCGCAGGATGAGACAGTCGCCTTCATCGGCGCCGGGGCGATGGGGGAGGCGATCCTGTCGGGATTGCTGCGCTCTGGATATCGCAGCGAGCAGTTGATCATCAGTGACCCCAGCGCCGATCGGGTGACGCACCTCATCGAGAAGTTTGGCGTCCGCGGGCTTGCCACGACCGAGGCGGTGGCGGCCGCCGACACCGTGGTCCTCGCCGTCAAGCCCAAAGACATGGCGACTGTCCTCGCGGAGATTGGAGGCAGCCTCAAAGCTGACGCCTTGGTCATCTCCATCGCCGCTGGGTTGACGACATCGAGCCTGGAAGGCGGGTTGCCTGAGGGAGTCGCCGTCGTGCGCGTCATGCCCAACACCCCCTCACTCGTCGGCGAAGGCATGGCAGCGCTGAGTGGCGGAACGCACTGCACACCGCAGCAGGTGGAGGCCGCCGCCGAACTGATGCGTGCGTGCGGGCAGGCCGTCGTCGTGCCCGAGTCATCCCAAAACGCGGTGACGGCCGTGAGCGGCAGCGGACCGGCCTACGTCTTCGCGGTCATTGAATCCATGATCGACGGTGCTGTGCTCCTTGGCCTACCACGCGACATCGCGCGCGAACTCGTCGTCCAGACAGTCTTCGGGGCGGCGACGTTGGTCAAGGAGTCCGGGGACAGCGCGACGGTTCTGAGAGAACGAGTCTCTAGCCCTGGGGGCACCACGGTCGCCGCGCTGCGGGAACTGGACGAGCGAGCCGTGCGCGCGGCCTTCCAAGCCGCGATGGAGGCTGCGGCACTCAGGTCCGCGGAACTGTCCGGAGAGTGA
- a CDS encoding polysaccharide pyruvyl transferase family protein — protein sequence MRILIRGGRPPHDTTSNEAAVGWRGTGSFATNIGNMLFADSVYRTLNVPGADLECDAHAPEWRQFTAAESADINENYDAYVLPMANAFRATFAEKNLPRMTALIENLTIPVVVVGVGAQMDLDGRNAQVSEAGRANTTAFVRAVLERSASIGVRGEMTRDLLVSFGLPGDRIDVIGCPSIYINSRDFAVTRKVDALGPDARLTMSLEGADNGKGDADTMTGLGDIWRANERSYADLTAVYQTLAGVELILWGEPAQGCPPGTPQTVHDAAYREDRLRTFTHPRTWREYLQDRDFVFGVRIHGNIAAVTAGTPAVMLSSDSRTKELADYHGIPQISLRTLVASGRYLAQDLYESADVDAMNRAMPQAWDRYHAFLERNGLQHIHQPGFANPDYDRQLAHLHLPPPIRPISAADPEGLATRIRWIRQGRWGDHHRPHGGYRPSFELDATDVKSPAGLVRGLRAETTAAQRKSEEQVAKLAAEVAQLRAEVEQLRSRGLGRS from the coding sequence ATGCGCATACTCATCCGCGGTGGCCGCCCACCTCACGACACGACCTCAAACGAGGCTGCGGTCGGCTGGCGTGGCACCGGGAGTTTCGCCACAAACATCGGCAACATGCTGTTCGCCGACTCGGTCTATCGCACCCTGAACGTGCCGGGCGCGGACCTTGAATGCGACGCCCACGCCCCGGAGTGGCGCCAGTTCACCGCCGCCGAGTCGGCCGATATCAACGAGAACTACGACGCCTACGTGTTGCCGATGGCAAACGCTTTTCGGGCTACCTTCGCCGAGAAGAACCTTCCCCGCATGACCGCGCTGATCGAAAACTTGACCATTCCGGTCGTGGTCGTCGGGGTCGGGGCGCAGATGGATCTGGACGGACGCAACGCCCAGGTGAGTGAGGCTGGCCGGGCCAACACCACCGCCTTTGTTCGAGCGGTACTCGAGAGATCGGCCTCCATCGGCGTCCGCGGTGAGATGACCCGTGATCTCCTGGTGTCCTTCGGCCTTCCCGGCGACCGGATCGACGTCATCGGATGCCCGTCGATCTATATCAACTCGCGCGACTTTGCGGTCACGCGCAAGGTTGATGCGCTCGGCCCGGACGCCCGTCTCACGATGAGTCTCGAAGGTGCCGACAACGGCAAGGGCGACGCGGACACGATGACTGGCCTGGGTGACATCTGGAGGGCCAACGAGCGTTCCTACGCCGACCTGACCGCCGTCTACCAAACGCTTGCCGGCGTGGAGCTCATCTTGTGGGGTGAGCCCGCCCAAGGATGCCCGCCGGGAACGCCGCAGACCGTCCACGACGCGGCCTACCGCGAGGACCGCCTTCGCACCTTCACCCACCCCAGGACGTGGCGGGAATATCTGCAGGATCGCGACTTTGTGTTCGGCGTCCGCATCCACGGCAACATCGCCGCGGTGACGGCAGGCACACCGGCCGTCATGCTGTCCAGCGACTCTCGGACGAAGGAACTGGCCGACTATCACGGCATCCCCCAGATTTCACTGCGCACGCTGGTGGCATCCGGTCGTTACCTGGCCCAAGACCTCTACGAGAGCGCCGATGTCGACGCGATGAACCGGGCCATGCCGCAGGCGTGGGATCGCTACCACGCCTTCTTGGAACGCAACGGTCTTCAGCACATACATCAGCCCGGCTTCGCCAACCCGGACTACGACCGGCAATTGGCGCATCTCCATCTTCCACCACCGATCCGGCCCATCAGCGCGGCCGACCCGGAGGGGTTAGCCACCCGAATTCGCTGGATCCGCCAGGGCCGCTGGGGCGACCACCACCGCCCGCATGGCGGCTACCGCCCGTCCTTTGAACTCGATGCGACGGACGTCAAGTCGCCGGCGGGGCTGGTGCGGGGATTGCGCGCCGAGACCACAGCCGCACAGAGGAAGTCCGAGGAGCAGGTGGCCAAACTGGCTGCGGAGGTGGCCCAATTGCGCGCGGAGGTGGAACAGCTGCGGTCTCGTGGGCTGGGGCGGAGCTGA
- a CDS encoding Ppx/GppA phosphatase family protein: MRLGVIDVGSNTIHLLAVDAHRGARPIPASSHKIALRLSEHTTADGSIDDEASDKLATFVAQCVDVAEDEGIEDVMAFATSAIREAPNGEDVLARVRKETGVELQVLSGADEARLTFLAARRWFGWSAGRLLCLDIGGGSLELSTGIDEEPDAAISLPLGAGRVSRRLPGDPPTAEDVRTIRREVRSDIARIVRDINRFGPPDRVVGSSKTFRSLSRILGAAPSAEGPFTPRRLVRAELTELIPRIAEMTVQERAELSGVSVARAPQLIAGALVAEAAMHLLDVEELDICPWALREGVILRHLDWLES, translated from the coding sequence ATGCGACTAGGGGTCATCGACGTCGGTTCCAACACCATTCATCTCCTGGCGGTGGACGCCCACCGTGGGGCACGGCCGATTCCCGCGTCCTCTCATAAGATCGCGCTGCGGCTGTCCGAGCACACCACCGCGGACGGATCGATCGACGATGAGGCCTCTGACAAGTTGGCGACTTTTGTCGCTCAATGCGTCGATGTCGCCGAGGACGAGGGCATCGAAGACGTCATGGCGTTTGCGACGAGCGCGATCCGGGAGGCCCCCAACGGTGAGGATGTCCTGGCCCGGGTCCGCAAGGAAACCGGAGTCGAACTGCAGGTGTTGTCCGGAGCGGACGAAGCGCGGCTGACCTTCTTGGCCGCTCGTCGTTGGTTTGGGTGGTCAGCGGGTCGGCTGCTGTGCTTGGACATCGGCGGTGGCAGCCTTGAACTCTCGACCGGAATCGATGAAGAACCCGACGCCGCGATCAGCCTCCCGCTCGGTGCGGGTCGCGTGTCGCGCAGACTCCCGGGCGATCCCCCCACGGCCGAAGATGTCCGTACGATACGCCGCGAGGTGCGGAGCGACATCGCACGAATCGTGCGTGATATCAACCGGTTTGGGCCGCCTGACCGGGTGGTCGGATCGAGCAAGACCTTCCGGTCACTTTCTCGGATCCTGGGCGCGGCACCCAGTGCCGAAGGTCCGTTCACCCCGCGCCGGTTGGTTCGGGCCGAGCTCACCGAGCTCATTCCACGGATCGCAGAGATGACCGTCCAGGAACGTGCCGAGTTGAGCGGGGTGTCGGTGGCGCGGGCTCCGCAGTTGATTGCGGGAGCCCTGGTGGCTGAGGCCGCAATGCATCTGCTGGACGTCGAAGAACTCGACATCTGCCCATGGGCGCTTCGCGAGGGGGTCATTCTGCGCCATCTGGACTGGCTGGAATCCTGA
- a CDS encoding sugar phosphate isomerase/epimerase family protein, which translates to MTSPSRTPQMPLVPDAPIGLSTASVYPLGVEQAFEIAGRLGYDAVEVMVWTDPLSQQADALTELADQHGVSICSIHAPTLLLTQRVWGTDPWEKVDRSVELAEQVGANTVVLHPPFRWQRDYAAEFVEGIADREARTPVSLAVENMFPWRARQREMQAYLPHWDPVDLDYQHVTIDLSHTATAGSDAMQMVNSLGDRLAHLHLADGLGSYKDEHLVPGRGSQPCAEVLETLAAQGFSGAVVVEVGTRRLDDERRELDLTEALAFARLHFAAPS; encoded by the coding sequence ATGACCTCTCCCAGTCGCACGCCCCAGATGCCATTGGTGCCCGACGCCCCGATCGGGCTCTCCACGGCTTCGGTCTACCCGCTTGGCGTGGAGCAGGCGTTCGAGATTGCTGGGCGGCTGGGCTATGACGCCGTCGAAGTGATGGTGTGGACCGACCCACTCAGCCAGCAAGCTGACGCCTTGACCGAGCTTGCCGATCAACACGGCGTCTCGATCTGCTCGATTCACGCGCCGACCTTGCTTCTGACCCAGCGCGTATGGGGCACCGACCCGTGGGAGAAGGTCGATCGCTCCGTCGAACTAGCCGAGCAGGTTGGCGCAAACACCGTGGTGCTCCATCCACCGTTTCGGTGGCAGCGTGACTATGCCGCTGAGTTCGTGGAGGGCATCGCCGACCGTGAGGCCCGTACGCCCGTCAGCCTCGCGGTCGAGAACATGTTTCCGTGGCGGGCGCGCCAGCGCGAGATGCAGGCATACCTGCCGCATTGGGACCCCGTCGACCTCGACTACCAGCACGTGACTATCGACCTGTCCCACACCGCGACCGCAGGATCGGACGCGATGCAGATGGTGAATTCGCTCGGCGACCGGCTCGCGCACCTTCATCTAGCGGACGGTCTGGGGTCCTACAAGGACGAGCACTTAGTGCCTGGGCGTGGCAGTCAGCCGTGCGCCGAAGTGCTAGAAACCCTTGCCGCACAGGGTTTTTCGGGAGCGGTAGTCGTTGAGGTCGGGACTCGTCGGCTTGACGACGAGCGCCGCGAACTCGATCTGACCGAAGCGCTCGCCTTCGCGCGCCTCCACTTCGCCGCGCCCAGTTAG
- a CDS encoding haloacid dehalogenase-like hydrolase: MRRVFRSSRGPMAGAMALLILAGPGLSGAGAQPQQAKDATPKAAHCPTLQRASDWYGDNAVQIQQAIDERGRCSWRGTEPRFRPYAVFDWDNTVIKNDISDQTVFWMLRHNKILQPPNRDWKKTSRYMTTAGAKALKAACGSLAAPGKPLPTGRSVTCADEILSVRKTAETTSGKAVFTGFDHREMEASYAWVAQILQGYRPAQVRAIASQARAAALKAPVGATQKIGSSRETAWIRYYPQVKDLISTLKKAGIEPYVVSASPKEFADVWGGAVGIDRKHTLGISQLTKRGKLTGHLRGCGGKADGSDAIMTYVDGKRCFINQDILGIKGPRALKPAPRLMRPVVAGGDATTDVSMLSDATGARVVLNRNKDELMCRAYDNADGRWVINPMFIEPLPKRAEPYPCASTAYTDRAGRPGPVLRPNGTVTPDQTDTVHS; encoded by the coding sequence ATGCGTCGCGTTTTCCGTTCTTCGCGTGGCCCCATGGCTGGCGCGATGGCCCTGCTCATTCTGGCCGGGCCTGGCCTCTCTGGCGCTGGTGCGCAGCCCCAGCAGGCAAAAGATGCCACACCAAAAGCCGCCCACTGCCCCACGCTTCAGCGCGCCAGCGATTGGTACGGCGACAACGCGGTGCAGATTCAGCAGGCGATCGACGAGCGAGGCCGGTGCAGTTGGCGCGGGACTGAGCCCAGATTCCGGCCGTACGCGGTCTTCGACTGGGACAACACCGTCATCAAAAACGACATCTCCGACCAAACGGTCTTCTGGATGCTGCGCCACAACAAGATCCTGCAGCCGCCAAACCGGGATTGGAAGAAGACCAGCCGCTACATGACCACAGCCGGCGCCAAGGCACTCAAGGCAGCCTGCGGTTCTCTCGCGGCGCCTGGCAAGCCACTGCCCACCGGGCGCTCGGTGACGTGCGCCGACGAGATCCTGTCGGTGCGCAAGACGGCCGAAACGACGTCGGGAAAGGCCGTCTTCACCGGGTTTGACCACCGCGAGATGGAGGCTTCGTACGCCTGGGTCGCCCAGATCCTTCAGGGGTACCGCCCTGCTCAGGTGCGCGCGATCGCCAGCCAGGCGCGAGCGGCCGCGCTGAAGGCGCCCGTCGGCGCGACCCAGAAGATCGGCTCGTCCCGCGAGACCGCGTGGATCCGCTACTACCCCCAGGTCAAGGACCTCATCTCCACGCTCAAGAAGGCTGGCATCGAGCCGTACGTCGTGTCGGCCTCACCCAAGGAGTTCGCCGACGTCTGGGGCGGCGCGGTCGGGATCGACCGCAAGCACACCCTTGGCATTAGCCAACTCACCAAGCGAGGAAAACTGACCGGCCATCTGCGCGGCTGCGGCGGGAAAGCCGACGGCAGCGACGCGATCATGACCTATGTCGACGGCAAACGCTGCTTCATCAACCAGGACATCCTCGGCATCAAGGGTCCGCGCGCGCTCAAGCCGGCGCCACGACTGATGCGGCCGGTCGTGGCCGGGGGCGACGCTACGACCGATGTGTCCATGCTGAGTGATGCCACGGGCGCCCGCGTGGTGCTCAACCGAAACAAGGACGAGCTCATGTGTCGGGCGTACGACAACGCCGATGGGCGTTGGGTGATCAACCCGATGTTCATCGAGCCCCTGCCGAAGAGGGCCGAGCCCTACCCGTGCGCCAGCACCGCCTACACCGACCGCGCAGGACGCCCCGGGCCGGTGCTCCGACCCAACGGCACGGTGACCCCCGACCAGACCGACACGGTGCACAGCTGA